In one window of Halomarina pelagica DNA:
- a CDS encoding site-2 protease family protein: MVSTLVLVATGVVLYMLVAMALRARGLLPDSVRISGPITTIHTQRGKVLLDRLARPKRLWRAWGNFGIGIALVVMFGSFFAVLFAGITALTNPQPSPVTEPQNVLVIPGVNEFLPLSVAPEIVLGLLVGLVVHEGGHGLFCRVGDIRIESMGLALLTIVPVGAFVEPDEESRNRADRGAQTRMFAAGVTNNFAVAVLAFALLFGPVVGSIAVAPGAAVGDVVPDSPAAAAGIERGDRITAVNGQRVDGAAELDAAMLDAGRAVQVTVDGERQVTLERDLLLTRTTPSVVGDLDASGGPPRIEAVNGRSVNTEGEFYDALAESAVSTVRTTGGTFEMVGGAYVESVTPDGALAEHVPTGGEHTIIITRFAGERVVTYEQLNEVRQRTSPGDTVSVQVYVDGEPRTVEVTLGRTEGVEGGTLGIALRQGTGGIGVDDTGIQPYPAARYLAVLSQDGWSVGSFFQRVAFALFLPFVGAVGAQGLTYNFAGFVAPITDFYVVQGPLAFLGGGVFLLANVLFWVAWINLNLGFFNCIPTFPLDGGHILRTSTESVVSRLPLPNGGRRRLTTAITTVISMTMLAGVFLMVFGPQLLT; encoded by the coding sequence GCTCGACCGCCTCGCCCGCCCGAAGCGCCTCTGGCGGGCGTGGGGGAACTTCGGGATCGGCATCGCGCTGGTCGTGATGTTCGGATCCTTCTTCGCCGTCCTCTTCGCGGGCATCACCGCGCTCACGAACCCGCAGCCGAGCCCCGTCACCGAGCCGCAGAACGTCCTCGTCATCCCCGGGGTCAACGAGTTCCTCCCGCTGTCGGTCGCCCCGGAGATCGTCCTCGGGTTGCTCGTCGGCCTCGTGGTCCACGAGGGGGGCCACGGCCTGTTCTGCCGCGTCGGCGACATCCGCATCGAGTCGATGGGCCTCGCCCTGCTGACGATCGTCCCGGTCGGCGCGTTCGTCGAACCGGACGAGGAGTCGCGGAACCGCGCGGACCGCGGGGCGCAGACGCGCATGTTCGCCGCGGGCGTGACGAACAACTTCGCCGTCGCCGTCCTCGCGTTCGCGCTCCTGTTCGGGCCCGTCGTCGGCTCGATCGCCGTCGCGCCGGGGGCGGCCGTCGGCGACGTCGTCCCGGACTCCCCGGCGGCGGCCGCGGGCATCGAGCGCGGCGACCGCATCACCGCGGTGAACGGTCAGCGTGTGGACGGCGCGGCCGAACTCGACGCCGCGATGCTCGACGCCGGGCGGGCCGTGCAGGTCACGGTGGACGGGGAGCGGCAGGTGACGCTGGAGCGAGACCTCCTGCTCACGCGCACCACGCCGAGCGTCGTCGGCGACCTCGACGCGAGCGGGGGACCGCCGCGGATCGAAGCGGTGAACGGCCGGTCCGTGAACACAGAGGGCGAGTTCTACGACGCGCTCGCCGAGAGCGCCGTCTCGACGGTCCGAACCACCGGCGGCACGTTCGAGATGGTCGGGGGCGCGTACGTCGAGTCGGTGACCCCCGACGGCGCGCTCGCCGAGCACGTCCCGACCGGCGGCGAGCACACGATCATCATCACCCGATTCGCGGGCGAGCGGGTCGTCACCTACGAGCAGTTGAACGAGGTCCGCCAGCGGACGAGCCCGGGCGACACCGTCTCCGTGCAGGTCTACGTCGACGGCGAGCCGCGGACCGTGGAGGTGACCCTCGGCCGGACGGAGGGCGTCGAGGGCGGCACGCTCGGGATCGCGCTTCGCCAGGGCACGGGCGGCATCGGCGTCGACGACACGGGGATCCAGCCCTACCCGGCCGCCCGGTACCTCGCCGTGCTCTCGCAGGACGGCTGGAGCGTCGGCTCCTTCTTCCAGCGCGTCGCGTTCGCGCTGTTCCTCCCGTTCGTCGGGGCGGTCGGCGCGCAGGGGCTCACGTACAACTTCGCCGGGTTCGTCGCGCCGATCACCGACTTCTACGTCGTGCAGGGACCGCTGGCGTTCCTCGGCGGCGGCGTGTTCCTGCTGGCGAACGTCCTCTTCTGGGTGGCGTGGATCAACCTCAACCTCGGGTTCTTCAACTGCATCCCGACGTTCCCGCTCGACGGCGGCCACATCCTCCGGACGAGCACCGAGTCGGTCGTCTCGCGGCTCCCGCTGCCGAACGGCGGGCGGCGGCGGCTCACGACCGCCATCACGACCGTCATCAGCATGACGATGCTCGCCGGGGTCTTCCTGATGGTGTTCGGCCCGCAGCTGCTCACCTGA
- a CDS encoding molybdopterin synthase translates to MYTVAVVGEESTALTDRLASRLSRSGTVAVVSALPEDPAPGFEGVAAFREAGAAAVVGLGPGGSTIHGPPRNLEEAIDGLAPEHEYCLLDGVADARLPTIVAGEADESATDDGGVDEPLATVSRADRADLDELAAVIEGTEPRETLESLVAEAKRSPRAERSGAVATFTGRVRAKDSEDDARTELLEFEKYEGVAEARMDEICGELAEREGVFEVLMHHRTGVVRDGEDIVFVVVLAGHREEAFRTVEDGINRLKDEVPIFKREVTVDEEFWVHDRE, encoded by the coding sequence ATGTACACAGTCGCCGTCGTCGGCGAGGAGTCGACGGCGCTCACCGACCGGCTCGCCTCCCGGCTCTCGCGTTCGGGGACCGTCGCCGTCGTCTCCGCGCTCCCCGAGGACCCCGCCCCGGGGTTCGAGGGCGTCGCCGCGTTCCGCGAGGCGGGCGCGGCCGCGGTCGTCGGACTCGGCCCCGGCGGATCGACGATCCACGGTCCGCCGCGCAACCTCGAGGAGGCGATCGACGGGCTGGCTCCGGAGCACGAGTACTGCCTGCTCGACGGCGTCGCGGACGCCCGCCTCCCGACGATCGTCGCGGGAGAGGCGGACGAGAGCGCAACGGACGACGGTGGAGTGGACGAACCGCTCGCGACCGTTTCGCGCGCGGACCGCGCGGACCTCGACGAACTCGCGGCCGTCATCGAGGGGACGGAGCCGCGGGAGACGCTCGAATCGCTCGTCGCCGAGGCGAAGCGGTCGCCGAGGGCGGAGCGATCGGGGGCCGTCGCGACGTTCACCGGTCGGGTGCGCGCGAAGGACAGCGAGGACGACGCCCGGACGGAACTACTGGAGTTCGAGAAGTACGAGGGCGTCGCCGAGGCGCGAATGGACGAGATCTGCGGGGAGCTAGCGGAGCGCGAGGGCGTCTTCGAGGTGCTGATGCACCACCGGACCGGCGTCGTCCGCGACGGCGAGGACATCGTCTTCGTCGTCGTGCTCGCGGGCCACCGCGAGGAGGCGTTTCGCACCGTCGAGGACGGCATCAACCGCCTGAAGGACGAGGTCCCGATCTTCAAACGGGAGGTCACGGTCGACGAGGAGTTCTGGGTCCACGATCGGGAGTGA
- a CDS encoding DUF7123 family protein codes for MSATAPAEHATTESKEDRLRTYLHRRAADGEIYFKGKFISDDVGLTPKEIGALMVKLRDTPNDLTIEKWSYTSATTWRVSLA; via the coding sequence ATGAGCGCAACTGCACCCGCCGAGCACGCGACCACCGAGAGCAAAGAGGACCGCCTCCGCACGTACCTCCACCGTCGAGCGGCCGACGGCGAGATCTACTTCAAGGGCAAGTTCATCTCCGACGACGTCGGCCTCACGCCGAAGGAGATCGGTGCCCTGATGGTCAAACTCCGCGACACCCCCAACGACCTGACCATCGAGAAGTGGTCCTACACGAGCGCCACCACGTGGCGCGTCAGCCTCGCGTAG
- a CDS encoding site-2 protease family protein, whose translation MDDVDEPVGGPPVERFRSVFRVVEVRRDDDDTLFYFGEPTVAPDVLERHVWPLFRDRGYEVRLTTVTDSETDPITGVEVKDRRTALVATPHSSGIDGVPWLNIAFALLTVVTTLFAGLEWYGYDVSLGDPRTLLRAWPFAIAVLGVLGVHELGHYVMSRYYRVNASLPYFIPIPTIFGTMGAVIKMDGRIPDRKALFDIGVAGPLAGLAAAVVVTAVGLHLDPVPAGPIFQIDSLNYPPLIRFIAALTGRPLSYAGELRVNPVVVGGWVGMFVTFLNLLPVGQLDGGHLVRAMLGERQETVAALVPAGLFGLGAYLLLVRHEALQAISLWFLWGVIAMGLAYAGPAHPVHDDGLDRKRMVVGVVTFVLGLLCFTPVPFRFV comes from the coding sequence ATGGACGACGTCGACGAACCAGTAGGCGGTCCGCCCGTCGAACGGTTCCGGTCGGTGTTTCGCGTCGTCGAGGTGCGACGCGACGACGACGACACGCTGTTCTACTTCGGCGAACCGACCGTCGCCCCGGACGTGCTCGAACGACACGTCTGGCCGCTGTTCCGCGACCGCGGCTACGAGGTCCGCCTCACCACCGTCACCGACAGCGAGACCGACCCGATAACCGGGGTCGAGGTGAAGGACCGTCGGACGGCCCTCGTCGCCACGCCGCACTCCTCGGGGATCGACGGCGTCCCGTGGCTCAACATCGCCTTCGCGCTACTGACCGTCGTGACCACGCTCTTCGCGGGCCTCGAGTGGTACGGCTACGACGTGAGCCTGGGCGATCCGCGAACGCTGCTGCGGGCGTGGCCGTTCGCCATCGCCGTTCTCGGCGTCCTCGGCGTCCACGAACTCGGTCACTACGTGATGAGCCGCTACTACCGCGTGAACGCGAGCCTCCCCTACTTCATCCCCATCCCGACCATCTTCGGGACGATGGGCGCGGTCATCAAGATGGACGGCCGCATCCCCGATCGGAAGGCGCTGTTCGACATCGGCGTCGCCGGCCCGCTCGCCGGGCTGGCGGCTGCCGTCGTCGTCACCGCCGTCGGGCTCCACCTCGATCCGGTCCCGGCGGGCCCCATCTTCCAGATCGACTCGCTGAACTACCCGCCGCTCATCCGGTTCATCGCGGCGCTGACGGGGCGACCGTTGAGCTACGCCGGGGAGCTGCGCGTCAACCCGGTCGTCGTCGGCGGGTGGGTCGGCATGTTCGTCACCTTCCTCAACCTCCTGCCCGTCGGCCAGCTCGATGGCGGGCACCTCGTGCGCGCGATGCTCGGCGAGCGCCAGGAGACCGTCGCGGCGCTCGTCCCCGCCGGGCTGTTCGGGCTCGGCGCGTACCTGCTCCTCGTCCGGCACGAGGCGCTACAGGCCATCTCGCTGTGGTTTCTCTGGGGGGTCATCGCCATGGGCCTCGCGTACGCCGGCCCGGCCCACCCCGTCCACGACGACGGACTCGACCGCAAGCGCATGGTCGTCGGCGTCGTCACGTTCGTCCTCGGCCTGCTCTGTTTCACGCCGGTCCCGTTCCGGTTCGTGTAG